In a genomic window of Holophagaceae bacterium:
- a CDS encoding biotin/lipoyl-binding protein: protein MKTSTALKIILPLTAAAALTAMVLIQREPGRREAAAPAQGAASGNSPVRCEGRVAAYPGFDVVVGTDLGGTLESMAVHEKDAVRKGQVLARIDDREQRASLEAAEARSANRAPKSPSRSVKSRVGGSFQPGGPGPAQPR, encoded by the coding sequence ATGAAGACCAGCACCGCTCTTAAAATCATCCTCCCCCTCACCGCCGCTGCGGCCCTCACCGCGATGGTGCTCATCCAGCGGGAACCGGGCCGCAGGGAAGCCGCCGCGCCCGCCCAGGGCGCCGCCTCCGGGAACAGTCCGGTGCGCTGCGAAGGCCGCGTGGCCGCCTATCCAGGTTTCGACGTGGTCGTCGGCACGGATCTGGGGGGAACCCTGGAATCCATGGCGGTCCACGAAAAGGATGCCGTGCGGAAAGGCCAGGTGCTCGCGCGCATCGATGACCGCGAACAGCGCGCCTCCCTGGAGGCCGCGGAGGCCCGGTCCGCGAACAGGGCGCCGAAATCGCCTTCCAGGAGCGTGAAGTCGCGCGTCGGCGGCAGCTTTCAGCCAGGGGGCCCTGGACCGGCGCAGCCTCGATGA
- a CDS encoding HlyD family efflux transporter periplasmic adaptor subunit gives MDRRSLDDSENQLRLAQARRDAAKASMDQFRVQISKRQIQAPIDGVVLERFANAGETLAPGARILRLTNLGRTRIEAEVDDPMCRA, from the coding sequence CTGGACCGGCGCAGCCTCGATGATTCCGAGAACCAGCTCCGCCTCGCCCAGGCCCGCCGGGATGCCGCGAAAGCCTCCATGGACCAGTTCAGGGTCCAGATTTCCAAACGGCAGATCCAGGCACCCATCGACGGCGTGGTGCTGGAGCGCTTCGCCAACGCGGGAGAGACCCTGGCTCCGGGCGCCCGCATCCTGCGCCTCACGAACCTGGGGCGCACACGGATCGAGGCCGAGGTGGACGATCCGATGTGTCGCGCCTGA
- a CDS encoding TolC family protein — protein sequence MNPIVAKKGSIQADYVFQQSIIALVADTESKYWDLVFAKRNLENKRQSLALAQKQLNENQIRVQVGTLAPSK from the coding sequence GTGAACCCCATCGTGGCCAAGAAAGGCTCCATACAGGCGGACTACGTCTTCCAGCAGTCCATCATCGCCCTCGTGGCCGATACGGAATCCAAGTACTGGGATTTGGTCTTCGCCAAGCGCAACCTGGAAAACAAGCGGCAATCGCTGGCCCTGGCCCAGAAGCAGTTGAACGAGAACCAGATCCGGGTCCAGGTGGGGACCCTGGCCCCATCGAAGTGA
- a CDS encoding TolC family protein, with product MTSAEASVAQREQDIIAAEAQLENAKDALARALFPDAAKSANLDASDAPSIEPFRFDESTAEKTALDRRLELKVSKLDLESKQALETSANSKLKPQLDLNLGYVGASNAHDSFSGVNTDLTGFKYPGYNVGLTFSIPFANRTAKGGQSQARANRRQSELSLRDQELGIVLQVRTAYRNLEAAAKGVAAAEKTRIFREKNLDAEKKKFDNGMSTNFFVLQRADELDTARSAELQARITYAKNVTTLEQSLGTLLEARKLEVK from the coding sequence GTGACCAGCGCCGAGGCTTCCGTCGCCCAGCGCGAGCAGGACATCATCGCCGCCGAGGCGCAGCTTGAGAACGCGAAGGATGCCCTGGCCAGGGCCCTGTTCCCGGATGCGGCCAAATCCGCGAATCTCGACGCCTCGGACGCGCCCAGCATCGAACCCTTCCGGTTCGACGAAAGCACCGCCGAAAAGACCGCGCTGGACAGGCGGCTGGAACTGAAGGTCTCCAAACTGGACCTCGAATCCAAGCAGGCCCTGGAAACCTCCGCCAACAGCAAGCTCAAACCTCAATTGGACCTGAACCTCGGCTATGTGGGCGCTTCCAACGCCCACGACAGTTTCAGCGGCGTGAACACCGATCTGACGGGCTTCAAATACCCCGGTTACAACGTCGGACTGACGTTCTCCATCCCCTTCGCGAACCGCACCGCCAAGGGCGGCCAGTCCCAGGCCCGGGCCAACCGCCGCCAAAGTGAGCTGAGCCTGAGGGACCAGGAGCTCGGAATCGTCCTCCAGGTCCGAACGGCCTACCGCAACCTCGAAGCCGCCGCCAAGGGCGTCGCCGCCGCTGAAAAGACCCGGATCTTCCGCGAGAAGAACCTCGACGCCGAGAAGAAGAAATTCGACAACGGCATGAGCACCAACTTCTTCGTGCTTCAAAGGGCCGATGAGCTGGACACCGCCCGCTCCGCCGAACTCCAGGCGCGAATCACCTACGCGAAGAACGTCACCACGCTTGAGCAGTCGTTGGGCACGTTGCTGGAAGCCCGTAAGCTCGAAGTGAAGTAG